The region TCGGTGCCCCATTAGAAAGAGCCTTACAGACAAGCTCAAACCTTTATCAAggtatttataaaattccAAGTGTTGTTTATAGATGTTTGGAATATCTATACAAAAATAGAGCTGTATCCGAACAGGGAATTTTCAGATTAAGTGGTTCTAGTTCATTAATGAAATCATTACAAGaacaatttgaattaaagcATGACATcgatttatataattataatgaaCATTTGGAACAAGAACATAAAAATACTCCAAGCACATGTATAGACATTCATACAGTCAGTggtttattgaaattatattttagaaCCTTACCTCATTCGATCTTTGGTgatgataattataaaacatTTCTTCACGCAGCAGAAGAAAATCCAAAGAATCCTGCTCAAGTTgcattaaattttcaacaaATCATAGGATCTGGCCAGATTCATAAAGATTACATATCATTAAtgtattcattatttgaattacttttaagaattaataaaaataaagatattaacaAAATGtccattaaaaatatttgcatTGTATTTTCACCAACTTTGAATATCccaattaatattttacaacCATTGATAGTTGATTTTGATTGtatttttaacaaaaaagaaCCAATTGATGATTCTTTAAGAGATATAGTGGACGTCCATATTCCTCATGCATAGTCTCTTTCCTGTATTCATTTTATGATAAACATTCCTTCTAgatctttttaatttttaaaaaggtacttcatttaattttttactcatttaattttttttctggtTTTGGTTTTTATCCTTTATAACaacattattttataacaagtgcattttcatttagtgatttttttttattttaattttctatatACCCCCCCCAATactctattttatttttttactaagAATgcattatattatatgcttaaataaatctaaagaaaataaaaatataatattaaaaaggAATAAAGTTGTGTAGAAATACATTATGGtgtatatttattgatCAAAATTTATAGTTTGTGTGTCGGGAATTAAAGTTTTGTAAAAatatagtaaaaaaaaactagaATAGAAGTATTTACCATCTTGCACCACTTCTGGTGCTATGCTGCTGAAATCTTCTTGGCGTAACATGAGAAATCATAGATATGTCACTATCGTcgtaatttaaaattgttcTATTTGGTTTTTGAGAGTTATTAGATTTTCTTGTACTAGAAGATGATTTTTGTTTctgcttttgcttttgaGTGGTGTTATcataatcattattatcatcatcgtTATCAGAATATGCAAGTTCTAAAGTTTCTAAATGTCTCGATATATCATCAATGGTAATATCTTCAACTGTACGGTTAAACGTTTTATTTAACTGTTCATCATAAAcataatcatcatcatcttcttcatcatcacttGGTAAATCTTGTTTAGAGAATGGAACAGAATGTAAACCGCTTGATGTGACACGCCTTCTGCTATTGGTTTGTgatgtaataatattgttttCCTTTTTCATCGATTCTGCCAATAGTAAGTTTTTCTGTAATGCATCATTTTCTGAAGTTTGTTGTCttggtgatgatgatgatgtcTTTTTAGCATCATGTGATCTTGTTATTCTTTGTGTGACTCGCTCGTTAGTAGTTACATTCTTTCTTAAATCATCAACAATCGAGGTTTCATATTCAGGAATCATTGATCTTCCTAATCTTATTACTTCTTCAGCCCATATTCTAATTACATCTcttgatttttttgttttataagGTTTCCAATGAGGTTTACAACCACGAACAATTTCCTTAACAACTTGTTCTGAACCCCATTCATTAATCCAGTTTTGATTTTGGAACCCAATCAAATGGGCAAAAACACCAGAGGTAAGAGCTTTATCAGAATAGCCACCTTccaataaagataaaactTTACCTTGACAATGAATTTGAGCCAATTTTAGAGCATCTTTAGTAAACATTGTGTAAAAATTTGTTGGGACATTAACATTATGCCTTTGCATAGAAGTTTGCTCATATTCAGAAGCATCAAAACCTGCACTAATAACCACTAAACCTTTAAAAGGTTTACCCTCTTGTGCCATTTGGTATTTTGCATTTCTAAAATAATCATCTGCCTTTGCAAATAAAGttctatattttgattgatataatttttgaaaatcttCTTCAGTATTCCATGGAGATAAATgaatattccaaatatttaaatcatgaCCATCCATGATACAAGTAGATGCGTTTCTAATATTTACTTTTGTTGCATAGCCAGTTTCAGTAGgaaatgaattaatatcATGCATTGAAAAATACCCCACTTTGGGAAATTCAGCAAATTTTTTGCCAAAATCATCATAACCTTCTGAACCTTCAGGCTCATCTTCAGACCTAAACCCTGCTCTTTTCCAGCAGATATCTTGGGTACCATCGC is a window of Henningerozyma blattae CBS 6284 chromosome 5, complete genome DNA encoding:
- the HOS3 gene encoding histone deacetylase (similar to Saccharomyces cerevisiae HOS3 (YPL116W); ancestral locus Anc_8.607) — protein: MSTSTTQDPLYRFHKQFQSFVQNNPNVISAARAASQIPESAKAVVVLSPYSLKHVFPRDWVSKSYKKTIVERPERLLASSLGIAAAITMYPALFTLKSSHYKKSSLLSPHVLKVHGNDWPRNLLEICKQADTKLQNNEIEVPDNWNAGDIYLSSKTIEALEGSIAAIETGIDSIFNGPSPEHICNRAFVAIRPPGHHCKVATPSGFCLLNNAHISIEYAADHYGITHAVILDFDLHHGDGTQDICWKRAGFRSEDEPEGSEGYDDFGKKFAEFPKVGYFSMHDINSFPTETGYATKVNIRNASTCIMDGHDLNIWNIHLSPWNTEEDFQKLYQSKYRTLFAKADDYFRNAKYQMAQEGKPFKGLVVISAGFDASEYEQTSMQRHNVNVPTNFYTMFTKDALKLAQIHCQGKVLSLLEGGYSDKALTSGVFAHLIGFQNQNWINEWGSEQVVKEIVRGCKPHWKPYKTKKSRDVIRIWAEEVIRLGRSMIPEYETSIVDDLRKNVTTNERVTQRITRSHDAKKTSSSSPRQQTSENDALQKNLLLAESMKKENNIITSQTNSRRRVTSSGLHSVPFSKQDLPSDDEEDDDDYVYDEQLNKTFNRTVEDITIDDISRHLETLELAYSDNDDDNNDYDNTTQKQKQKQKSSSSTRKSNNSQKPNRTILNYDDSDISMISHVTPRRFQQHSTRSGARW